DNA sequence from the Actinomycetota bacterium genome:
GCGTAGCGATGATCGGCACCGGCTATGTGGGCCTGGTCTCAGGGGCCTGTTTCGCCGACTTCGGCCATGACGTGACCTGCGTCGACAAGGACCCGTCCAAGATCGAGCGGCTGGAGCGGGGCGAGATCCCGATCTTCGAGCCAGGGCTGGACGATCTGGTCGCGGCCAATGTGCGTGACGGGCGGCTGTCGTTCGCCCTCGACGGCGCCGAGGCGATCCGGACGGCGGACGCGGTCTTCATAGCGGTCGGCACACCGTCGCGGCGCGGCGACGGCCACGCCGACCTGTCCTATGTCCACGCGGCCGCCGAGGAGATCGCCGGTCTGATCGAGGGCTTCACCGTGGTGGTGACCAAGTCCACGGTCCCGGTCGGCACGGGCGACGAGATCGAACGCATTATCCGCGAACGCCGGCCCGATGCGGACTTCGCCGTGGTCTCCAATCCGGAGTTCCTGCGCGAGGGGGCCGCGATCGAGGACTTCAAACGACCGGATCGCGTGGTGGTCGGCACCGAGGACGCGCGCGCCCAGGCGGTGATGCGCGAGCTGTATCGCCCCTTGAACCTGAACGAGACGCCGATCCTGTTCACGGGCCGGCGCACCTCGGAGCTGATCAAATACGCCGCCAACGCCTTCCTGGCGATGAAGATCACCTTCATCAACGAGATGGCCGACCTGTGCGAGGCCGTGGGCGCGGACGTACAGCAGGTCGCGCGCGGCATCGGCCTGGACAAGCGCATCGGCGGCAAATTCCTGCACGCCGGACCCGGCTACGGCGGTTCCTGTTTTCCCAAGGACACCCTCGCCCTGGTCCGGACCGCGGCCGACGCCGGGGCGCCGGTGCGGCTGATCGAAACCACGGTCCAGATCAATGACGCGCGCAAGAAGGCCATGGCCGGCAAGGTCGCGGCGGCGCTGAACGGGGACCTGGCCGGCAAGACCGTGGCCCTCCTGGGGCTGACCTTCAAACCGAACACCGACGACATGCGCGATGCGCCCTCGCTGGAGGTCGCCCCCGCGCTGATCGCCATGGGCGCGACGGTTCAGGCCTTTGATCCCGAGGGCATGCACGAGGCGTCGAAGCTGC
Encoded proteins:
- a CDS encoding UDP-glucose/GDP-mannose dehydrogenase family protein: VAMIGTGYVGLVSGACFADFGHDVTCVDKDPSKIERLERGEIPIFEPGLDDLVAANVRDGRLSFALDGAEAIRTADAVFIAVGTPSRRGDGHADLSYVHAAAEEIAGLIEGFTVVVTKSTVPVGTGDEIERIIRERRPDADFAVVSNPEFLREGAAIEDFKRPDRVVVGTEDARAQAVMRELYRPLNLNETPILFTGRRTSELIKYAANAFLAMKITFINEMADLCEAVGADVQQVARGIGLDKRIGGKFLHAGPGYGGSCFPKDTLALVRTAADAGAPVRLIETTVQINDARKKAMAGKVAAALNGDLAGKTVALLGLTFKPNTDDMRDAPSLEVAPALIAMGATVQAFDPEGMHEASKLLDGVVFRDGPYEAVEGADVVVILTEWDQFRALDLDRVRLLMRQPVMVDLRNVYRPEEMRVRGFRYASIGRA